The following proteins are encoded in a genomic region of Cyclonatronum proteinivorum:
- a CDS encoding ABC transporter ATP-binding protein, with product MESVLRLSGLTKNYGGIRALDGVSMAIPQGAVFGLLGPNGSGKTTLLSLITGLAHRTSGSFIWQSVPENTPSPDVAAIIEKPNFLPKLRAAEQLSHIARLRGLGEAHRRSEIPRLLEKVGLSQAADRPLQAFSLGMKQRFGIAALLLSDPRVLILDEPTNGLDPQGIIEIRHLILQLAAEGRTIILASHLLDEVEKVCTHAAILKQGRLLDVREMRADSAGGSGEAAGMLVELGVAPEQLPALFPLLDSFGAKPEAATGLLPGRVQVRLKPGADPAALNRFLSGHEIYLAHLQHVHDRLETSFLKALENRP from the coding sequence ATGGAATCAGTTCTCAGACTTTCCGGTCTGACCAAAAACTATGGCGGTATCCGTGCCCTTGACGGGGTATCTATGGCCATACCGCAGGGTGCCGTCTTCGGCCTGCTTGGGCCCAACGGCAGCGGGAAAACGACCCTGCTATCCCTCATTACCGGACTCGCGCACCGCACGTCCGGCAGCTTCATCTGGCAATCGGTTCCCGAAAACACGCCATCTCCGGACGTTGCGGCCATCATTGAAAAACCAAACTTTTTGCCCAAGCTTCGCGCCGCGGAACAGCTCAGCCATATCGCGCGCCTGCGGGGGCTCGGTGAAGCGCACCGCCGCAGCGAAATTCCGCGCCTGCTCGAAAAAGTAGGCCTGTCGCAGGCCGCCGACCGTCCGCTGCAGGCGTTTTCTCTCGGCATGAAACAGCGCTTCGGTATTGCGGCCCTGCTGCTTTCCGACCCGCGCGTGCTCATCCTCGATGAACCCACCAACGGACTCGATCCGCAGGGGATCATCGAAATCCGGCACCTCATCCTGCAGCTTGCCGCGGAAGGCCGCACGATTATTTTGGCAAGTCATCTGCTGGATGAAGTTGAAAAAGTCTGCACCCATGCCGCCATCCTCAAGCAGGGGCGGCTGCTTGATGTCCGCGAAATGCGCGCGGATTCGGCTGGCGGAAGCGGAGAAGCCGCCGGCATGTTAGTTGAGCTGGGCGTTGCGCCGGAACAGCTGCCGGCCCTGTTCCCCCTGCTCGATTCGTTTGGGGCGAAGCCGGAAGCGGCCACAGGGCTGCTGCCGGGCCGGGTACAGGTTCGCCTGAAGCCCGGCGCCGATCCCGCGGCCCTGAACCGCTTTCTGAGCGGACATGAGATCTATCTTGCGCACCTGCAGCACGTGCATGACCGGCTCGAAACCTCATTTCTCAAAGCATTGGAGAACCGCCCGTGA
- a CDS encoding SOS response-associated peptidase, with the protein MCGRYVRFSTKTELEHHFETIFRIEEEPGPSYNTAPGTLNPVVLTGRAQTRGITLMKWGLIPPFADSPNIGYKMMNARSETLHEKPSFRPAFERKRCLVPANGFYEWQQSGSAKVPHFISLKEEPLFAFAGLFERWLSPENASVFTYTIITTQANPLIAPLHERMPVILRPEQYDTWLDQTQRNLGALQEMLQPYPAEAMQFWEVPEDVNKASVNHPDLMKPGSGSLQAPTLF; encoded by the coding sequence ATGTGCGGCCGATACGTGCGCTTTTCAACCAAAACCGAGCTTGAACATCATTTTGAAACCATCTTCCGGATTGAGGAAGAGCCCGGTCCGAGCTACAATACCGCGCCGGGCACGCTCAATCCCGTAGTGCTCACCGGAAGGGCGCAAACGCGTGGGATTACCCTGATGAAGTGGGGCCTGATTCCGCCCTTCGCGGATTCGCCGAACATCGGCTACAAGATGATGAATGCGCGCTCCGAAACCCTGCATGAGAAACCCAGTTTTCGTCCCGCTTTTGAGCGGAAACGCTGCCTTGTGCCGGCCAACGGATTTTATGAATGGCAGCAAAGCGGCTCCGCCAAAGTGCCGCACTTCATCAGCCTGAAAGAGGAACCGCTGTTTGCTTTTGCCGGCCTTTTTGAGCGCTGGCTGAGTCCGGAGAACGCGTCCGTTTTCACCTATACCATTATCACGACGCAGGCCAATCCGCTGATTGCCCCGCTGCATGAGCGCATGCCGGTCATTCTGCGGCCCGAACAGTACGACACCTGGCTCGACCAGACACAGCGCAATCTTGGGGCGCTTCAGGAAATGCTGCAGCCGTATCCGGCGGAGGCCATGCAGTTTTGGGAAGTGCCTGAAGATGTAAACAAAGCAAGCGTGAACCATCCCGACCTGATGAAGCCGGGCAGCGGAAGCCTGCAGGCGCCTACTCTTTTTTAG
- the cdaA gene encoding diadenylate cyclase CdaA: MTFFGFLDFGLKELIETLLIAGALYYLYTLIRGTFAISVFFGLIIIFSVNAIVSVLGLTTINFILLRITDVGILALVILFQPEIRKLLYRIGHNTSFDRFFKTNESNQVIEEVISAVKSMSRVKTGALIVFARASALQDLVDAGHRIDAVVSSQLIETIFQKDTPLHDGALVIRDDRIVAASCYLPISQNPNISSVFGTRHRAAVGISETNNVFVVIVSEETGRISVSKNGSLTSGLTIQKLRKEMEAQIGKEPTENEVSFTETKKE, encoded by the coding sequence TTGACCTTTTTTGGATTTCTTGATTTTGGCCTTAAAGAGCTGATTGAGACCCTGCTGATTGCAGGTGCGCTCTATTATTTGTACACCCTCATCCGGGGGACCTTTGCCATTTCTGTTTTCTTCGGGCTCATCATCATTTTCTCGGTGAATGCCATTGTGAGCGTACTCGGCCTCACAACGATTAATTTCATCCTGCTGCGAATCACCGACGTCGGGATTCTCGCGCTCGTTATCCTCTTTCAGCCTGAAATCCGGAAGCTGCTCTACCGTATCGGGCATAATACGAGCTTCGACCGCTTCTTTAAAACCAACGAGTCCAATCAGGTGATCGAAGAAGTTATTTCAGCGGTCAAGAGCATGAGCCGCGTCAAAACCGGCGCCCTGATTGTTTTTGCGCGGGCCTCCGCCCTTCAGGATCTCGTAGACGCCGGGCACCGGATTGACGCCGTTGTGTCGTCGCAGCTCATCGAAACCATCTTTCAAAAAGATACCCCGCTGCACGACGGCGCGCTTGTAATCCGCGACGACCGCATTGTGGCGGCAAGCTGCTACCTGCCCATCAGCCAGAATCCTAACATCAGCTCCGTGTTTGGAACACGTCACCGGGCAGCCGTAGGGATCAGCGAAACCAACAATGTTTTCGTGGTGATTGTCTCGGAAGAAACCGGGCGCATTTCTGTTTCCAAAAACGGTTCGCTTACCAGCGGACTCACCATTCAGAAGCTGCGCAAAGAAATGGAAGCGCAGATCGGGAAGGAGCCGACCGAAAATGAAGTCTCCTTCACCGAAACTAAAAAAGAGTAG
- the folP gene encoding dihydropteroate synthase, producing MTDRLTKLQLQRRPLVMGVLNLTPDSFSDGGRFDTRSRALRRIEEMAAQGAAIIDIGGESTRPGSEPVPAAEEIRRVQPVFDEAVKAFPDLLFSADTMKADVAKAALDAGAHIVNDVSGLQRDPEKARLAAEYGAALVIMHAQGVPKTMQQNPQYEDVVAEVRQFLETQAAFAAQAGVKYIITDPGIGFGKTTEHNLALFAGLPELTRLPYPLLMGASRKSLIGHLLDARPVDGRLAGTLALHYHALMAGAGIIRVHDVQEASDSIRIFTAIRDVSPGPYSTEPA from the coding sequence ATGACAGACCGCCTAACCAAACTGCAGCTTCAGCGCCGTCCCCTCGTGATGGGGGTGCTCAACCTAACGCCCGACTCCTTTTCGGATGGCGGCCGTTTCGATACCCGCAGCCGTGCCCTCCGCCGCATTGAAGAGATGGCCGCGCAGGGTGCCGCCATCATCGATATTGGCGGGGAATCCACCCGGCCGGGAAGTGAGCCCGTGCCCGCTGCCGAAGAAATCCGCCGGGTGCAGCCGGTTTTTGATGAAGCCGTGAAAGCCTTCCCGGATTTACTCTTCTCCGCCGATACCATGAAAGCGGACGTCGCAAAAGCGGCCCTCGACGCCGGTGCGCACATCGTGAACGACGTCAGCGGCCTGCAGCGCGATCCCGAAAAAGCCCGTCTCGCCGCCGAATACGGTGCCGCCCTCGTAATTATGCACGCGCAGGGTGTCCCCAAAACCATGCAGCAAAACCCGCAGTACGAAGATGTGGTCGCGGAAGTCCGGCAGTTCCTCGAAACGCAGGCCGCCTTTGCCGCGCAGGCCGGGGTGAAGTACATCATCACCGATCCCGGCATAGGATTCGGCAAAACGACGGAGCACAACCTCGCCCTGTTTGCAGGGCTGCCCGAACTCACCCGCCTGCCGTACCCTTTGCTCATGGGCGCCTCCCGAAAATCCCTCATCGGTCACCTCCTCGACGCCCGCCCCGTTGACGGTCGCCTTGCCGGAACCCTCGCGCTGCACTATCACGCGCTCATGGCAGGGGCCGGCATAATTCGGGTGCATGATGTGCAGGAAGCCTCCGATTCAATTCGTATATTTACAGCAATTCGCGACGTTTCCCCCGGTCCCTACAGTACGGAGCCTGCTTGA
- a CDS encoding ferredoxin family protein — protein MAYVVTEPCINCKYTNCASVCPVDAFREGPNFLVISPDDCIDCDACVSECPVEAIFPDDEVPEKWEHYIEWNEKLTEKWDDRVINETVDPMPEADEWADKEKTVDDIVQDW, from the coding sequence ATGGCCTACGTAGTAACTGAACCCTGTATCAATTGTAAATACACCAACTGTGCCTCTGTTTGCCCGGTTGACGCTTTCCGTGAAGGTCCCAACTTCCTGGTTATCAGCCCTGACGACTGCATAGACTGCGACGCCTGCGTTTCAGAGTGTCCCGTTGAAGCTATTTTCCCGGATGATGAAGTGCCCGAAAAGTGGGAACACTACATCGAGTGGAATGAAAAACTCACCGAAAAGTGGGACGACCGCGTGATCAACGAAACGGTAGATCCTATGCCCGAAGCCGACGAGTGGGCTGACAAAGAGAAAACAGTTGATGACATTGTTCAGGACTGGTAA
- a CDS encoding alkaline phosphatase family protein — translation MKRKLLLLSALMLTWVLTGCNEKETEPNTLLLVSIDGLKPSYLERTHTPTLDSLITKGVLAESMIPVFPTSTFPNHYSLVTGLYTENTGVISNTMFDEEIGRFFRLSDRSAVGDGRWYGGEPLWVTAEKQNTRTATMFWPGSEAEIKGIRPTRWSVFDNSVTYEMRADSVLTWLALEDETRPDFITLYFSRVDSRGHSHGPYHEETMEALTYVDGILNTIMNGIRGIGLEDQVNILITSDHGMIDLSEDRLVFLDDIIDLDTVNVINWSPVVMLQPTEGNTELVYNQLKAAEDNFRVFMREDLPERWRFGGHHRVPDVVAVADLGWTITSRSFFERRGILAGTHGFDNAYPDMHAFFLASGPDFHEGKVIEPFSVVHIYELMAHLLNLEPAENDGDLSVLLPIVNRR, via the coding sequence ATGAAGCGTAAACTACTGTTACTCAGCGCCCTTATGCTGACATGGGTCCTGACGGGCTGCAATGAAAAAGAAACCGAGCCGAATACCCTCTTATTGGTTTCCATCGACGGCCTCAAACCCTCCTACCTGGAGCGTACCCACACGCCCACCCTCGACAGCCTCATTACTAAGGGCGTACTTGCGGAATCCATGATTCCCGTTTTTCCCACCTCCACCTTCCCGAACCACTATTCACTGGTAACCGGTCTCTACACCGAAAACACCGGCGTAATTTCAAACACCATGTTCGATGAAGAAATCGGACGCTTCTTCCGGCTCAGCGACCGCTCTGCCGTAGGCGATGGCCGCTGGTACGGCGGGGAGCCGCTATGGGTGACGGCCGAAAAACAGAACACCCGCACCGCAACCATGTTCTGGCCCGGCTCCGAAGCCGAAATCAAAGGCATTCGTCCGACCCGCTGGTCCGTGTTCGATAACTCCGTGACCTACGAAATGCGCGCCGATTCCGTACTGACCTGGCTTGCGCTCGAAGACGAAACCCGCCCCGACTTCATCACCCTCTACTTTAGCCGCGTGGACAGCCGCGGGCACTCCCACGGTCCCTACCATGAAGAAACCATGGAAGCGCTGACCTACGTGGATGGTATCCTGAACACCATCATGAACGGCATTCGCGGCATTGGACTCGAAGATCAGGTGAACATCCTCATTACCTCCGATCACGGCATGATCGACCTCTCCGAAGACCGGCTTGTCTTTCTGGATGACATCATCGATCTCGACACGGTCAACGTCATCAACTGGTCCCCGGTTGTAATGCTGCAGCCCACCGAAGGCAACACAGAGCTGGTGTACAATCAGCTGAAAGCCGCCGAAGACAACTTTCGCGTCTTCATGCGGGAAGACCTTCCAGAGCGCTGGCGTTTTGGCGGCCATCACCGCGTGCCCGATGTGGTTGCCGTAGCCGACCTCGGCTGGACTATCACAAGCCGCTCCTTCTTTGAGCGCCGCGGCATTCTCGCCGGTACGCACGGCTTCGACAACGCCTACCCCGATATGCACGCCTTCTTCCTGGCCTCGGGCCCCGACTTCCATGAAGGCAAGGTCATCGAGCCGTTCTCCGTCGTCCACATTTATGAACTCATGGCGCACCTCCTCAACCTTGAGCCCGCAGAAAATGACGGCGACCTTTCCGTTTTACTTCCCATTGTAAACAGGCGCTAA
- a CDS encoding TonB-dependent receptor: MKSFILSVFCLLMIPALAIGQGVTTSTLTGVVTDDTGETLPGANVTAVHVPSGTTFGTTTLMDGSYRISNMRVGGPYTIRISFVGFRTFVVEDVFLRLGETYVQNAELSSEDIELEEFVVTALGDRIFNQERTGASTNVTSDRIASVPTITRSINDLTKLTPQSSGTSFAGRDNRFNNYTIDGNVYNNNFGLGNAQFAAGNPISLDVIEEVQINLAPYDVRQGGFTGANVNAITRSGTNQFRGTGYVFYRNQDFLGTQIGDNEINVEDTFTRTIGASVGGPIIQDRLFFFFNAELEEADNPGDNRLALRPGQTPDGAQITRVPVEQAQFVRDSIRDIYGFDPGRFEDIAFANEALRINARLDFNINQQHRAMVRFNLFDSFVDNFVNGNSIRGFPGSERFRNTNRFGPEALTFRNTHYSTDATVTSIVAELNSSFGNNLANSFRVGNTWSTPQQRSVPGGDVFPMIEIFEPEGGNPNVYYMALGNELFTVGNLLENDTFNIENTLTYFTGRNTITAGASFEYMTFANAFNPVWNSWYRYATYDDFVRSVIEGDTSVRPSHFAIGYTFDVDNPTVLPLDEVSFAQVGLYLQNEFQVNQNLKVTAGLRVDLPFYPIDAPRNEAVEALNLSIPNPRGGANIEPDVSAFPGVNPLWSPRLGFNYDVFGDRSTQVRGGTGLFSGRLPFVWISNQLNANGVTRGQRGYFADDWGTGNAPEWQGFQADPNVYRPDPATLDAEIPSQINLTADDFRLPQVWRTNIAVDQRLPFDMVGTFEFIYSQDYNSPLAVNLANQPTGESVNVAGNAYNTYTQQLPGATGSDLREVYYLTNINKGNYTSVNLGLEKTWDIGLFTSFNYTWSRARDYGLIGGSQAQSLWPDVVFDNRNDPEIGYSRFDTPNRIVAQATYSTNMFTAQFPTNISLIYVGGDQGRYSYTYAGSFGDGSGIRLMYVPRNFEESQLVDLVDGDGNVQLTAAQQWEILDAFIEQDDYLSSNRGSVTERNGAKLPWLHRFDVRVSQDVRFQSHRLQLTFDVLNVGNLLNNTWGVARVPVERNPMVFTGADANGNAQFNIANENLRESFRDNISIASTWSAQVGVRYLFN, translated from the coding sequence ATGAAATCATTTATACTGTCTGTTTTTTGTTTGTTGATGATACCGGCACTGGCCATAGGTCAGGGCGTTACTACCTCTACCCTTACGGGTGTTGTAACCGATGATACCGGTGAAACCCTGCCTGGTGCAAACGTGACCGCAGTTCACGTACCCTCGGGTACAACTTTTGGAACCACTACTTTGATGGATGGTTCTTACCGCATTTCAAATATGAGGGTTGGCGGGCCATACACCATCCGCATATCTTTTGTAGGATTCCGCACCTTTGTTGTTGAGGATGTTTTCCTGCGTCTGGGTGAAACCTATGTGCAGAATGCCGAGCTTAGCTCTGAAGATATTGAGCTCGAAGAGTTTGTTGTTACGGCTTTGGGCGACCGTATCTTTAATCAGGAGCGTACAGGGGCGTCAACCAACGTTACGTCTGACCGCATTGCGAGCGTACCGACCATCACAAGAAGCATTAACGATCTCACCAAGCTGACCCCGCAAAGCAGCGGCACAAGCTTCGCCGGTCGCGATAACCGCTTCAACAACTACACCATTGATGGTAATGTGTACAACAATAACTTCGGTCTGGGCAACGCGCAGTTTGCAGCCGGTAACCCCATCAGCCTTGATGTAATCGAAGAAGTACAGATTAACCTCGCGCCCTATGACGTGCGTCAGGGCGGCTTTACCGGTGCTAACGTAAACGCCATCACCCGAAGCGGTACCAATCAGTTCCGCGGCACAGGCTACGTCTTCTACCGCAATCAGGACTTCCTGGGTACCCAAATCGGTGATAATGAAATCAATGTAGAAGATACCTTCACCCGCACCATCGGTGCTTCTGTCGGTGGCCCGATTATTCAGGACCGCTTGTTTTTCTTCTTCAACGCCGAGCTGGAAGAAGCCGATAATCCCGGCGACAACCGCCTTGCCCTGCGTCCGGGTCAGACACCCGACGGAGCACAGATTACCCGCGTGCCCGTCGAGCAGGCGCAGTTTGTACGCGACAGCATTCGCGACATCTACGGATTCGATCCCGGCCGTTTTGAAGACATTGCCTTCGCCAACGAAGCCCTCCGTATCAATGCCCGCCTCGATTTCAACATCAATCAGCAGCACCGTGCGATGGTGCGGTTCAACCTGTTCGATTCCTTTGTTGATAACTTCGTGAACGGGAACAGTATCCGCGGGTTCCCCGGCTCTGAGCGCTTCAGAAACACCAACCGTTTTGGTCCCGAAGCTCTCACTTTCCGGAATACGCACTACTCAACCGACGCTACCGTGACCTCCATTGTTGCTGAGCTGAACTCCTCATTTGGTAACAACCTGGCCAACAGCTTCCGCGTCGGCAACACCTGGAGCACGCCGCAGCAGCGCAGCGTACCCGGCGGCGATGTGTTTCCGATGATTGAAATCTTTGAACCCGAAGGCGGTAATCCGAACGTGTATTACATGGCACTCGGTAACGAGCTGTTCACGGTCGGGAACCTCCTCGAAAACGACACCTTCAACATTGAAAATACGCTGACGTATTTCACGGGCCGCAACACCATCACAGCCGGTGCTTCCTTCGAATACATGACCTTCGCGAATGCCTTTAACCCGGTCTGGAACTCATGGTACCGCTACGCAACCTACGACGACTTTGTCCGCTCTGTGATTGAAGGTGACACAAGCGTTCGCCCCTCACACTTCGCCATCGGCTACACATTTGATGTAGATAACCCAACCGTGTTGCCGCTCGATGAAGTCTCTTTTGCGCAGGTCGGACTTTATCTGCAAAATGAGTTTCAGGTAAATCAAAATCTGAAAGTGACAGCCGGTCTTCGTGTTGACCTGCCGTTTTACCCCATCGACGCCCCGCGTAACGAAGCGGTTGAAGCACTCAACCTCTCTATCCCCAACCCGCGCGGTGGTGCCAATATTGAGCCTGATGTGAGTGCTTTCCCCGGTGTTAATCCACTGTGGTCACCGCGTCTCGGCTTCAACTATGATGTATTTGGCGACAGAAGCACACAGGTGCGCGGGGGAACAGGCCTGTTTTCCGGTCGTCTGCCTTTTGTGTGGATTTCCAATCAGCTCAATGCTAACGGCGTAACCCGCGGACAGCGCGGCTACTTTGCTGACGACTGGGGCACCGGAAACGCCCCTGAGTGGCAGGGTTTCCAGGCCGATCCGAATGTCTACCGTCCTGATCCCGCTACCCTCGACGCGGAAATCCCAAGTCAGATTAACCTCACCGCTGATGACTTCCGTCTGCCACAGGTATGGCGTACCAACATCGCCGTTGATCAGCGCCTGCCTTTCGATATGGTAGGTACCTTCGAGTTTATCTACTCTCAGGACTACAACAGCCCGCTGGCCGTCAACCTCGCAAATCAGCCTACCGGCGAATCGGTAAATGTTGCAGGCAATGCCTACAACACTTACACACAGCAGCTTCCGGGCGCAACAGGTTCAGATCTGCGTGAAGTGTACTACCTCACCAACATCAACAAAGGGAACTACACCTCTGTAAATCTCGGCCTCGAAAAAACCTGGGATATCGGCCTGTTTACCAGCTTCAACTATACCTGGAGCCGTGCCCGCGACTACGGTCTGATTGGCGGTTCGCAGGCACAGTCCCTCTGGCCGGATGTCGTATTCGACAATCGTAACGATCCCGAGATCGGCTACTCCCGTTTCGATACGCCAAACCGCATTGTGGCGCAGGCAACTTACAGCACGAACATGTTCACCGCGCAATTCCCGACCAACATCTCCCTTATTTATGTGGGTGGCGATCAGGGTCGTTACAGCTATACCTACGCCGGCAGCTTCGGCGACGGTTCCGGTATACGCCTTATGTACGTGCCCCGCAACTTCGAAGAGTCACAGCTGGTTGATCTGGTTGATGGCGATGGCAACGTACAGCTCACTGCCGCTCAGCAGTGGGAAATTCTCGACGCATTTATCGAGCAGGATGACTACCTGAGCAGCAACCGCGGCAGCGTAACCGAGCGCAACGGCGCCAAACTGCCCTGGCTGCACCGCTTCGATGTGCGCGTCTCTCAGGATGTACGTTTCCAGAGCCACCGCCTGCAGCTTACCTTCGACGTACTCAACGTGGGTAACCTCCTCAACAACACCTGGGGCGTAGCCCGTGTGCCGGTTGAAAGAAATCCGATGGTATTTACCGGTGCTGATGCCAATGGTAACGCACAGTTCAACATCGCGAACGAAAACCTTCGCGAAAGCTTCCGCGATAACATCAGCATTGCCAGCACCTGGAGTGCGCAGGTTGGTGTACGCTACCTGTTCAACTAA
- a CDS encoding TIGR04283 family arsenosugar biosynthesis glycosyltransferase: MSKAFVSVIIPVYREAGHIGRLVHFLKPQLEQDGRAECLVVDAQSDDGTEAEARAAGARVLQSPRKGRAAQMNYGASKSRGTILFFLHADSYPPEGFLDDIRARVKEGAESGCYRLAFDEPLAVMRLYAWFTRFDVLPFRFGDQGLFVQRPVFEVEGGFDESLVVMEDNVFIRQLRRRKRFVIIPRQLTTSARKYRENGFVRLQLIFAAIFVLHYAGLSQEALVQFYRDVVRQNKI; the protein is encoded by the coding sequence GTGAGCAAAGCTTTTGTGAGCGTCATCATACCCGTGTACCGGGAGGCCGGACACATCGGCAGGCTGGTTCATTTTCTGAAACCGCAGCTTGAACAAGACGGACGTGCCGAATGTCTGGTTGTAGACGCGCAAAGCGACGACGGTACCGAAGCGGAAGCCCGCGCAGCCGGTGCCCGCGTATTGCAGTCGCCGCGCAAAGGCCGCGCCGCGCAGATGAATTATGGTGCATCCAAAAGCCGTGGAACCATCCTGTTTTTTCTGCATGCCGATTCATACCCGCCGGAAGGATTTTTGGATGACATCAGAGCCCGGGTGAAGGAAGGGGCTGAGTCCGGCTGTTACCGCCTTGCGTTCGATGAGCCGCTTGCTGTAATGCGGCTGTACGCCTGGTTCACGCGCTTCGATGTGCTGCCTTTTCGATTCGGAGATCAGGGGCTTTTCGTGCAGCGGCCCGTTTTTGAAGTGGAGGGTGGCTTTGACGAAAGCCTGGTGGTAATGGAAGATAACGTGTTCATCAGGCAGCTTCGAAGGCGCAAGCGATTTGTGATCATTCCCAGACAGCTCACAACGTCAGCCCGAAAGTACCGGGAAAACGGTTTTGTACGCCTTCAGCTCATTTTTGCCGCCATATTTGTTCTGCATTATGCCGGCCTTTCTCAGGAAGCTTTGGTGCAGTTCTACAGGGATGTTGTTCGTCAGAACAAAATTTAA
- a CDS encoding TIGR04282 family arsenosugar biosynthesis glycosyltransferase: protein MNQPENTSPEKKAIILFLKRPIAGKVKTRLAQTTGAEKALRIYESLVHLTIDAASRSGADVFAFMHEAGPTGFLFPARFKVKVQQGANLGERMAHAFQEVFALGYEQLIIIGSDCPQMSPEVLKEAFRYLTAAPVVIGPAADGGYYLLGMRGYVPGIFGLKQWSHSGVFAETQQILQQKRMGYALLPELSDLDTEADYRRLKRYLSDLREVSEKKAGQ from the coding sequence ATGAATCAGCCCGAAAACACATCCCCCGAAAAAAAAGCGATCATCTTGTTTTTGAAGCGTCCGATTGCGGGCAAGGTAAAAACGCGGCTGGCGCAAACTACCGGAGCTGAAAAGGCGCTGCGTATTTATGAGTCGCTCGTGCACCTAACTATTGACGCTGCAAGCCGTAGCGGCGCGGACGTTTTTGCATTTATGCATGAGGCGGGCCCGACAGGATTTTTGTTTCCTGCCCGATTTAAAGTGAAAGTGCAGCAGGGGGCAAATCTCGGTGAGCGCATGGCCCATGCTTTTCAGGAGGTTTTTGCTTTGGGGTACGAGCAGCTGATAATCATTGGCAGCGACTGCCCGCAGATGTCGCCGGAGGTGCTAAAGGAAGCCTTTCGCTATCTCACCGCAGCCCCGGTAGTGATTGGTCCGGCTGCCGACGGAGGCTATTACTTGCTTGGCATGCGCGGATACGTGCCTGGTATTTTTGGTCTGAAACAGTGGAGTCACAGCGGGGTTTTTGCGGAAACACAGCAGATTTTACAGCAAAAACGGATGGGCTATGCCCTACTTCCTGAGTTAAGTGACCTGGACACGGAAGCCGATTACAGGCGCCTGAAGCGCTATCTCTCTGATCTGCGTGAAGTGTCAGAAAAAAAGGCAGGCCAGTGA
- the arsS gene encoding arsenosugar biosynthesis radical SAM (seleno)protein ArsS (Some members of this family are selenoproteins.): MKVTSLASRGHALKDPREQLRILNEETPVLATLPRFGQMLGQSGLYPLKPTGIDIFQMNLGYLCNMTCKHCHVDAGPDRKELMTRENLEHCIRAIEEIDAHTVDLTGGAPEMHPDFQWFVERISKPGRTIIVRSNLTILVTNPKYRAFPEFFKKQGLQVTCSLPFYNKFTTDKQRGEGTYDRSVEALLDLNRIGYGQPGTGLELNLVYNPAGAFLPADQASLEADFKANLQRKHGIVFNNLFTITNLPISRYLEFLLMSGNLDEYMQKLVNAYNPAAAAGVMCRNTISVAWNGILYDCDFNQMLEIPVASAGSRHIRDFDADTLNQREIVINQHCFGCTAGAGSSCGGATT, translated from the coding sequence ATGAAGGTGACTTCGCTCGCTTCAAGGGGACACGCACTCAAAGATCCGCGGGAACAGCTGCGCATTCTGAATGAAGAGACACCGGTGCTGGCTACACTGCCGAGGTTTGGGCAGATGCTCGGACAAAGCGGACTGTACCCGCTCAAACCAACCGGCATTGATATTTTCCAGATGAATCTGGGCTATCTCTGCAACATGACCTGCAAGCACTGCCATGTGGATGCCGGGCCTGATCGCAAAGAGCTAATGACGCGGGAGAATCTCGAACACTGCATTCGTGCCATTGAAGAAATTGACGCCCATACCGTTGACCTCACCGGGGGTGCGCCGGAAATGCACCCGGATTTTCAGTGGTTTGTGGAGCGAATCAGCAAGCCCGGCCGTACTATTATCGTGCGTTCAAATCTCACTATTCTGGTCACTAACCCCAAATACCGTGCTTTTCCGGAGTTTTTCAAAAAGCAGGGCCTGCAGGTGACCTGTTCGCTGCCGTTCTACAACAAATTCACGACCGACAAACAGCGGGGCGAAGGTACCTATGATCGTTCTGTTGAGGCCTTGCTGGATCTCAACCGCATTGGCTACGGACAGCCGGGCACCGGACTCGAGCTGAACCTCGTGTATAACCCTGCAGGTGCATTTCTGCCGGCGGATCAGGCGTCTCTTGAAGCCGATTTCAAAGCAAACCTGCAGCGGAAACACGGCATTGTATTCAACAACCTCTTCACCATCACCAATTTGCCGATCAGCCGCTATCTCGAGTTTTTGCTGATGTCCGGTAATCTGGATGAATACATGCAGAAGCTGGTGAATGCCTACAACCCGGCCGCAGCCGCAGGGGTGATGTGCCGCAACACCATCTCCGTGGCCTGGAACGGCATTTTGTACGACTGTGACTTCAACCAAATGCTTGAAATTCCGGTAGCTTCGGCGGGAAGCCGTCACATTCGCGATTTTGACGCAGATACGCTCAATCAGCGTGAGATCGTCATCAATCAGCACTGTTTCGGCTGTACTGCCGGTGCCGGCAGCAGCTGTGGCGGTGCTACGACCTGA